The following are from one region of the Prionailurus bengalensis isolate Pbe53 chromosome A2, Fcat_Pben_1.1_paternal_pri, whole genome shotgun sequence genome:
- the PLIN5 gene encoding perilipin-5, whose product MSAADMSEDEPVRPPRDSLWEQDRQNVVQRVVALPLVRTTCTAVLEAYSAAKDRHPLLGSACRLAEHCVCDLTARALDHAQPLLSHLQPQLASVNNLACRGLDKLEEKLPFLQQPSETVVTSAKDTVASSVTGVVGLARQSRRWSVDLKRSVSHAVDVVLGKSEELVDHFLPMTEDELAALAAEAEGPEVGSVEEQRRRQGYFVRLGSLSARLRHLAYEHSLGKLRQKKHHAQDTLAQLQETLELINLMQGGATPTAPARPGKVQELWEDWSQRSPENGRRRSQAELETLVLSRSLMRELQGTMDALETSVRGLPPSAQEKVAEVRRSVDALQSAFADARCFGDVPAAALAEGRGSVARAHACVDELLELVVQAVPLPWLVGPFAPILVERPAPPPDLEALVDEVVGGPDPRWAHLDWPAQQRAWEADHGDGPALPDDTSKEEPTPPSRAKHTLMPELDF is encoded by the exons ATGTCTGCAGCCGACATGTCAGAAGATGAGCCTGTGCGGCCCCCCAGAGACAGCCTGTGGGAGCAAGACAGGCAG AACGTGGTGCAGCGCGTGGTGGCCCTGCCCCTGGTCAGGACCACGTGCACCGCCGTCTTGGAGGCTTACAGTGCCGCTAAGGACAGGCACCCGCTGCTGGGCTCCGCCTGCCGCCTGGCCGAGCACTGCGTGTGTGACCTGACCGCCCGTGCCCTGGACCACGCCCAGCCGCTCCTGAGCCACCTGCAGCCCCAGC TGGCCTCCGTGAACAATCTCGCCTGCAGGGGTCTGGACAAGCTGGAAGAGAAGTTGCCCTTCCTCCAGCAACCTTCGGAGACG GTGGTGACCTCGGCCAAGGACACGGTGGCCAGCAGTGTGACGGGCGTGGTGGGCCTGGCCCGGCAGAGCCGCCGCTGGAGTGTGGACCTGAAGCGCTCCGTGAGCCACGCCGTGGATGTCGTGCTGGGCAAGTCGGAGGAGCTGGTGGACCACTTCCTGCCCATGACCGAGGACGAGCTCG CGGCCCTGGCAGCGGAGGCCGAGGGCCCGGAAGTGGGGTCcgtggaggagcagaggagacGACAGGGCTATTTTGTGCGCCTGGGCTCCCTGTCGGCACGGCTCCGCCACCTGGCATATGAACACtctctggggaaactgaggcagaagaaaCACCACGCCCAGGACACGCTGGCCCAGCTGCAGGAGACACTGGAGTTG ATCAACCTCATGCAGGGTGGGGCCACACCCACTGCCCCCGCCCGCCCTGGGAAGGTGCAGGAGCTCTGGGAGGACTGGAGCCAGCGCTCCCCAGAAAACGGCCGTCGCCGCAGCCAG gCAGAGCTGGAGACGCTGGTCCTGTCCCGGAGTCTGATGCGGGAGCTGCAGGGCACAATGGACGCGCTGGAGACCAGCGTGCGGGGTCTGCCCCCCAGCGCCCAGGAGAAGGTGGCCGAGGTGCGGCGCAGCGTGGACGCCCTGCAGTCCGCGTTCGCCGACGCCCGCTGCTTCGGCGATGTGCCGGCGGCCGCCCTGGCCGAGGGCCGGGGCAGCGTGGCCCGGGCCCACGCCTGCGTGGACGAGCTCCTGGAGCTGGTGGTGCAGGCCGTGCCGCTGCCCTGGCTGGTGGGGCCCTTCGCGCCCATCCTGGTGGAGCGGCCCGCGCCCCCGCCTGACTTGGAGGCTCTGGTGGACGAGGTCGTGGGGGGCCCTGACCCCCGCTGGGCTCACCTGGACTGGCCGgcccagcagagagcctgggaaGCCGATCACGGGGACGGGCCAGCCCTCCCAGACGACACTTCCAAGGAGGAACCCACGCCCCCCAGCCGCGCCAAGCACACCCTGATGCCAGAGCTGGACTTCTGA
- the LRG1 gene encoding leucine-rich alpha-2-glycoprotein isoform X1, with translation MPAPICTKLDALSVFRVPFGALGCPRALWSEIELDTASNLVWPARGRKGRKFPRGDNLGKSEKVSRAREHRRRGFAGQVGVCCPGLQHMEPGSPGGLDSRLSRTLLLLLLSTASAQEVTPNRAACVVSHAVNGSSVSCHPPAQIPRRFPADTVYLVVEFFNLTRLPDDTLGGLARLQELHLSSNQLESLSPQFLLPAPLLQVLDLTRNHLARLPPGLFQALAALHTLVLKENQLEALEPSWLLGLKALRHLDLSENRLQTLPPGLLANVTSLRILDLSNNQLKALPPDLLKGPLRLERLHLEGNGLQALDEGLLAPQPDLRYLFLNDNKLATVAAGALQGLRQLDFLDLSNNLLTGAPKGLWASLGQPTRDMKDGFDVSGNPWICDGNLEDLYRWLVANKDKMFSRNATRCAGPEAWKGRNLLVAAESH, from the exons ATGCCTGCTCCGATCTGCACAAAGCTGGATGCGCTTTCCGTGTTCAGGGTTCCCTTTGGAGCCCTGGGTTGCCCTCGAGCACTTTGGAGCGAGATAGAGCTGGACACAGCAAGTAACCTTGTTTGGCCGGCGCGGGGCAGAAAGGGCAGAAAGTTTCCCAGAGGGGACAACTTGGGAAAGTCGGAGAAAGTTTCACGGGCAAGGGAGCATCGGAGGCGGGGCTTTGCAGGACAAGTAGGAGTTTGCTGCCCTGGCCTTCAACATATGGAGCCGGGGAG CCCCGGAGGCCTGGACTCCCGGCTTTCTAGAacgctgctcctgctgctgctgtctACGGCCTCCGCCCAGGAGGTCACCCCCAACCGTGCCGCCTGCGTGGTGTCCCACGCGGTCAACGGCAGCTCCGTCTCCTGCCACCCCCCTGCCCAAATCCCCCGCCGCTTCCCGGCCGACACCGTCTACCTGGTGGTGGAGTTCTTCAACCTCACGCGGCTGCCAGACGACACCCTCGGGGGCCTCGCTCGCCTCCAGGAACTGCACCTGTCCAGCAACCAGCTGGAGAGCCTCTCGCCCCAGTTCCTGCTGCCCGCGCCTCTGCTTCAGGTGCTGGATCTAACCCGCAACCACCTGGCCCGCCTGCCCCCCGGCCTCTTCCAGGCCTTGGCTGCTCTCCACACCCTGGTGCTGAAGGAAAACCAGCTGGAGGCTCTGGAGCCCTCGTGGCTGCTCGGCCTGAAAGCCCTGCGGCATCTGGACCTTTCCGAAAACCGCCTCCAGACCCTGCCCCCGGGGCTGTTGGCCAACGTCACCTCCCTGCGCATCCTTGACCTCAGCAATAACCAGTTGAAGGCTTTGCCCCCAGACCTTCTGAAAGGCCCCCTGCGGTTAGAAAGGCTGCATCTGGAAGGCAACGGACTGCAGGCGCTTGACGAGGGGCTCCTGGCACCCCAGCCAGACCTCCGCTATCTTTTCCTGAATGACAACAAGCTGGCCACCGTGGCAGCgggcgccctccagggtctgcgGCAGCTGGACTTCCTGGATCTGTCCAACAACTTGCTTACCGGCGCGCCTAAGGGGCTCTGGGCATCTCTGGGGCAGCCCACCCGGGACATGAAGGATGGCTTTGACGTCTCTGGTAACCCCTGGATCTGTGATGGGAACCTGGAAGACCTCTACAGGTGGCTTGTGGCCAACAAAGACAAGATGTTCTCTCGGAACGCGACGCGCTGCGCTGGGCCCGAAGCCTGGAAGGGCCGGAATCTCCTGGTTGCAGCTGAGTCCCACtga
- the LRG1 gene encoding leucine-rich alpha-2-glycoprotein isoform X2, with translation MEKGEAVMSSRRPQRKHSPGGLDSRLSRTLLLLLLSTASAQEVTPNRAACVVSHAVNGSSVSCHPPAQIPRRFPADTVYLVVEFFNLTRLPDDTLGGLARLQELHLSSNQLESLSPQFLLPAPLLQVLDLTRNHLARLPPGLFQALAALHTLVLKENQLEALEPSWLLGLKALRHLDLSENRLQTLPPGLLANVTSLRILDLSNNQLKALPPDLLKGPLRLERLHLEGNGLQALDEGLLAPQPDLRYLFLNDNKLATVAAGALQGLRQLDFLDLSNNLLTGAPKGLWASLGQPTRDMKDGFDVSGNPWICDGNLEDLYRWLVANKDKMFSRNATRCAGPEAWKGRNLLVAAESH, from the exons ATGGAAAAAGGGGAAGCCGTCATGTCTTCTCGGAGGCCACAGCGGAAGCACAG CCCCGGAGGCCTGGACTCCCGGCTTTCTAGAacgctgctcctgctgctgctgtctACGGCCTCCGCCCAGGAGGTCACCCCCAACCGTGCCGCCTGCGTGGTGTCCCACGCGGTCAACGGCAGCTCCGTCTCCTGCCACCCCCCTGCCCAAATCCCCCGCCGCTTCCCGGCCGACACCGTCTACCTGGTGGTGGAGTTCTTCAACCTCACGCGGCTGCCAGACGACACCCTCGGGGGCCTCGCTCGCCTCCAGGAACTGCACCTGTCCAGCAACCAGCTGGAGAGCCTCTCGCCCCAGTTCCTGCTGCCCGCGCCTCTGCTTCAGGTGCTGGATCTAACCCGCAACCACCTGGCCCGCCTGCCCCCCGGCCTCTTCCAGGCCTTGGCTGCTCTCCACACCCTGGTGCTGAAGGAAAACCAGCTGGAGGCTCTGGAGCCCTCGTGGCTGCTCGGCCTGAAAGCCCTGCGGCATCTGGACCTTTCCGAAAACCGCCTCCAGACCCTGCCCCCGGGGCTGTTGGCCAACGTCACCTCCCTGCGCATCCTTGACCTCAGCAATAACCAGTTGAAGGCTTTGCCCCCAGACCTTCTGAAAGGCCCCCTGCGGTTAGAAAGGCTGCATCTGGAAGGCAACGGACTGCAGGCGCTTGACGAGGGGCTCCTGGCACCCCAGCCAGACCTCCGCTATCTTTTCCTGAATGACAACAAGCTGGCCACCGTGGCAGCgggcgccctccagggtctgcgGCAGCTGGACTTCCTGGATCTGTCCAACAACTTGCTTACCGGCGCGCCTAAGGGGCTCTGGGCATCTCTGGGGCAGCCCACCCGGGACATGAAGGATGGCTTTGACGTCTCTGGTAACCCCTGGATCTGTGATGGGAACCTGGAAGACCTCTACAGGTGGCTTGTGGCCAACAAAGACAAGATGTTCTCTCGGAACGCGACGCGCTGCGCTGGGCCCGAAGCCTGGAAGGGCCGGAATCTCCTGGTTGCAGCTGAGTCCCACtga
- the SEMA6B gene encoding semaphorin-6B isoform X1, which produces MRTPRAPPPRPAPLLLLLLLGEANGLFPEEPPPLSVAPRDYLNHYPVFVGGGPGRLTPAEGTDDLNIQRVLRVNRTLFIGDRDNLYRVELEPPTTTELRYQRKLTWRSNPSDINVCRMKGKQEGECRNFVKVLLLRDESTLFVCGSNAFNPVCANYSMDTLQPLGDNISGMARCPYDPKHANVALFSEGMLFTATVTDFLAIDAVIYRSLGDRPTLRTVKHDSKWFKEPYFVHAVEWGSHIYFFFREIAMEFNYLEKVVVSRVARVCKNDVGGSPRVLEKQWTSFLKARLNCSVPGDSHFYFNVLQAVTGVVSLGGRPVVLAVFSTPSNSIPGSAVCAFDMTQVAAVFEGRFREQKSPESIWTPVPEDQVPRPRPGCCAAPGMQYNASSAFPDEILNFVKTHPLMDEAVPSLGHAPWIVRTLMRHQLTRVAVDVGAGPWGNHTVVFLGSEVGTVLKFLIWPNASASGTAGPSVFLEEFETYRPDRCGRFSSGEAGRRLLSLELDPASGGLLAAFPRCVVRVPVARCQQYSGCMKNCIGSQDPYCGWAPDGSCVFLSPGTRGTFEQDVSGASTSGLGDCTGLLRASLAEERAGLVSVNLLVTSSVAAFVVGAVVSGFSVGWYVGLRERRELARRKDKEAILAHGGGEAVLSVSRLGERRAAGGRGGGGGGGGGGGGGAGGPPEALLAPLMQNGWAKATLLQGGPHDLDSGLLPTPEQTPLPQKRLPAPHPHALGARAWEHGHPLLSASASSSLLLLAPARAPEPPPAPPAPPVPGEPGPDARLYARPGRAAHGDFPLTPHASPDRRRVVSAPTGPSDPAPAAADGLPRPWSPPPTGSLRRPGPHGPPAAALRRTHTFNSGEGRPGDRHRGRHARPGTDLAHLLSYGGTDRTAPPVP; this is translated from the exons ATGCGGACCCCGCGAGCGCCCCCTCCTCGCCCGGCCCCACTGCTCCTACTGCTGCTACTGGGGGAAGCTAATGGCCTCTTCCCCGAGGAGCCGCCGCCGCTCAGCGTGGCCCCCAGGGACT aCCTGAACCACTACCCCGTGTTCGTGGGCGGCGGGCCAGGACGCCTGACCCCAGCAGAGGGTACTGACGACCTCAACATCCAGCGGGTCCTGCGGGTCAACAGGACGCTGTTCATCGGGGACAG ggaCAACCTGTACCGGGTGGAGCTGGAGCCCCCCACAACCACGGAGCTGCGGTACCAGCGG AAACTGACCTGGCGCTCCAACCCCAGTGACATCAACGTGTGTCGGATGAAGGGCAAGCAGGAG GGCGAGTGTCGGAATTTTGTAAAGGTGCTGCTACTTCGCGACGAATCCACGCTCTTCGTGTGCGGTTCCAATGCCTTCAACCCCGTGTGTGCCAACTACAGC ATGGACACACTGCAGCCCCTGGGGGACAATATCAGCGGCATGGCCCGTTGCCCATACGATCCCAAACATGCCAACGTTGCCCTCTTCTCTG AAGGGATGCTCTTCACGGCCACCGTTACTGACTTCCTAGCCATCGATGCCGTCATCTACCGCAGCCTGGGGGACCGGCCCACTCTGCGTACCGTGAAACACGACTCCAAGTGGTTCAAAG AGCCCTACTTTGTCCATGCGGTGGAGTGGGGCAGCCACATCTATTTCTTCTTCCGGGAGATCGCGATGGAGTTTAACTATCTGGAGAAG GTGGTGGTGTCCCGAGTGGCCCGGGTGTGCAAGAATGACGTGGGGGGCTCCCCCCGGGTGCTGGAGAAACAGTGGACGTCCTTCCTGAAGGCGCGGCTCAACTGCTCCGTGCCTGGCGACTCCCATTTCTACTTCAACGTGCTGCAGGCTGTCACGGGCGTGGTCAGCCTGGGGGGCCGGCCGGTGGTCCTTGCTGTCTTCTCCACCCCCAGCAACAG CATCCCCGGCTCGGCTGTCTGCGCCTTCGACATGACACAGGTGGCTGCCGTGTTTGAAGGCCGCTTCCGTGAGCAGAAGTCCCCCGAGTCCATCTGGACCCCCGTGCCGGAGGACCAGGTGCCACGGCCCCG ACCTGGGTGCTGCGCGGCTCCCGGCATGCAGTACAATGCCTCTAGCGCCTTCCCCGATGAGATCCTCAACTTTGTCAAGACCCACCCCCTGATGGACGAAGCGGTGCCCTCTCTGGGCCACGCGCCCTGGATCGTGCGGACTCTAATGCG GCACCAGCTGACACGAGTGGCTGTGGACGTGGGCGCCGGCCCCTGGGGCAACCACACCGTCGTCTTCCTGGGTTCCGAGGTGGGCACCGTCCTCAAGTTCCTCATCTGGCCCAACGCCAGCGCCTCAGGCACCGCTGGGCCCAGTGTCTTCCTAGAGGAGTTCGAGACCTACCGGCCGGACAG GTGTGGACGGTTCAGCAGCGGTGAGGCAGGGCGGCGGCTGTTGAGTCTGGAGCTGGACCCGGCCTCGGGTGGCCTGCTGGCAGCCTTCCCCCGCTGCGTGGTCCGCGTGCCCGTGGCCCGCTGCCAGCAGTACTCAGGGTGCATGAA GAACTGTATTGGCAGTCAGGACCCCTACTGTGGGTGGGCGCCTGATGGTTCCTGTGTCTTCCTCAGCCCCGGCACCAG AGGCACCTTTGAGCAGGACGTGTCTGGGGCCAGCACCTCAGGCTTAGGGGACTGTACAG GACTCCTGCGGGCCAGCCTGGCGGAGGAGCGCGCCGGGCTGGTGTCGGTGAACCTGCTGGTGACGTCGTCCGTGGCAGCCTTCGTGGTGGGCGCCGTCGTGTCCGGCTTCAGCGTGGGCTGGTACGTGGGCCTCCGCGAGCGGCGCGAGCTGGCGCGCCGCAAGGACAAGGAGGCCATCCTGGCGCACGGCGGCGGCGAGGCCGTGCTGAGCGTGAGCCGGCTGGGCGAGCGCAGGGCGGCCGggggccggggcggcggcgggggcggcggcggcggcgggggcggcggcgccgGGGGGCCCCCCGAGGCCCTGCTGGCGCCCCTGATGCAGAACGGCTGGGCCAAGGCCACGCTGCTGCAGGGCGGCCCCCACGACCTGGACTCGGGGCTGCTGCCCACGCCCGAGCAGACGCCGCTGCCGCAGAAGCGCCTGCCCGCCCCGCACCCCCACGCCCTGGGCGCGCGCGCCTGGGAGCACGGCCACCCGCTGCTCTCGGCGTCCGCGTCCtcctccctgctgctgctggcgCCGGCCCGCGCCCCCgagccgccgcccgcgccccccgcgccccccgtgCCCGGAGAGCCGGGCCCCGACGCGCGCCTCTACGCCCGGCCCGGCCGCGCGGCGCACGGCGACTTCCCGCTGACCCCGCACGCCAGCCCGGACCGCCGGCGCGTCGTGTCGGCGCCCACCGGGCCCTCGGACccggcccccgccgccgccgACGGCCTCCCGCGGCCCTGGAGCCCGCCGCCCACGGGCAGCCTGCGGAGGCCCGGCCCCCACGGCCCGCCGGCCGCCGCCCTGCGCCGCACGCACACGTTCAACAGCGGCGAGGGCCGGCCGGGCGACCGCCACCGCGGCCGCCACGCGCGGCCCGGCACGGACTTGGCCCACCTCCTCTCCTACGGGGGCACGGACAGGACTGCGCCCCCCGTGCCCTAG
- the SEMA6B gene encoding semaphorin-6B isoform X2, whose amino-acid sequence MSRDNLYRVELEPPTTTELRYQRKLTWRSNPSDINVCRMKGKQEGECRNFVKVLLLRDESTLFVCGSNAFNPVCANYSMDTLQPLGDNISGMARCPYDPKHANVALFSEGMLFTATVTDFLAIDAVIYRSLGDRPTLRTVKHDSKWFKEPYFVHAVEWGSHIYFFFREIAMEFNYLEKVVVSRVARVCKNDVGGSPRVLEKQWTSFLKARLNCSVPGDSHFYFNVLQAVTGVVSLGGRPVVLAVFSTPSNSIPGSAVCAFDMTQVAAVFEGRFREQKSPESIWTPVPEDQVPRPRPGCCAAPGMQYNASSAFPDEILNFVKTHPLMDEAVPSLGHAPWIVRTLMRHQLTRVAVDVGAGPWGNHTVVFLGSEVGTVLKFLIWPNASASGTAGPSVFLEEFETYRPDRCGRFSSGEAGRRLLSLELDPASGGLLAAFPRCVVRVPVARCQQYSGCMKNCIGSQDPYCGWAPDGSCVFLSPGTRGTFEQDVSGASTSGLGDCTGLLRASLAEERAGLVSVNLLVTSSVAAFVVGAVVSGFSVGWYVGLRERRELARRKDKEAILAHGGGEAVLSVSRLGERRAAGGRGGGGGGGGGGGGGAGGPPEALLAPLMQNGWAKATLLQGGPHDLDSGLLPTPEQTPLPQKRLPAPHPHALGARAWEHGHPLLSASASSSLLLLAPARAPEPPPAPPAPPVPGEPGPDARLYARPGRAAHGDFPLTPHASPDRRRVVSAPTGPSDPAPAAADGLPRPWSPPPTGSLRRPGPHGPPAAALRRTHTFNSGEGRPGDRHRGRHARPGTDLAHLLSYGGTDRTAPPVP is encoded by the exons ATGTCAAG ggaCAACCTGTACCGGGTGGAGCTGGAGCCCCCCACAACCACGGAGCTGCGGTACCAGCGG AAACTGACCTGGCGCTCCAACCCCAGTGACATCAACGTGTGTCGGATGAAGGGCAAGCAGGAG GGCGAGTGTCGGAATTTTGTAAAGGTGCTGCTACTTCGCGACGAATCCACGCTCTTCGTGTGCGGTTCCAATGCCTTCAACCCCGTGTGTGCCAACTACAGC ATGGACACACTGCAGCCCCTGGGGGACAATATCAGCGGCATGGCCCGTTGCCCATACGATCCCAAACATGCCAACGTTGCCCTCTTCTCTG AAGGGATGCTCTTCACGGCCACCGTTACTGACTTCCTAGCCATCGATGCCGTCATCTACCGCAGCCTGGGGGACCGGCCCACTCTGCGTACCGTGAAACACGACTCCAAGTGGTTCAAAG AGCCCTACTTTGTCCATGCGGTGGAGTGGGGCAGCCACATCTATTTCTTCTTCCGGGAGATCGCGATGGAGTTTAACTATCTGGAGAAG GTGGTGGTGTCCCGAGTGGCCCGGGTGTGCAAGAATGACGTGGGGGGCTCCCCCCGGGTGCTGGAGAAACAGTGGACGTCCTTCCTGAAGGCGCGGCTCAACTGCTCCGTGCCTGGCGACTCCCATTTCTACTTCAACGTGCTGCAGGCTGTCACGGGCGTGGTCAGCCTGGGGGGCCGGCCGGTGGTCCTTGCTGTCTTCTCCACCCCCAGCAACAG CATCCCCGGCTCGGCTGTCTGCGCCTTCGACATGACACAGGTGGCTGCCGTGTTTGAAGGCCGCTTCCGTGAGCAGAAGTCCCCCGAGTCCATCTGGACCCCCGTGCCGGAGGACCAGGTGCCACGGCCCCG ACCTGGGTGCTGCGCGGCTCCCGGCATGCAGTACAATGCCTCTAGCGCCTTCCCCGATGAGATCCTCAACTTTGTCAAGACCCACCCCCTGATGGACGAAGCGGTGCCCTCTCTGGGCCACGCGCCCTGGATCGTGCGGACTCTAATGCG GCACCAGCTGACACGAGTGGCTGTGGACGTGGGCGCCGGCCCCTGGGGCAACCACACCGTCGTCTTCCTGGGTTCCGAGGTGGGCACCGTCCTCAAGTTCCTCATCTGGCCCAACGCCAGCGCCTCAGGCACCGCTGGGCCCAGTGTCTTCCTAGAGGAGTTCGAGACCTACCGGCCGGACAG GTGTGGACGGTTCAGCAGCGGTGAGGCAGGGCGGCGGCTGTTGAGTCTGGAGCTGGACCCGGCCTCGGGTGGCCTGCTGGCAGCCTTCCCCCGCTGCGTGGTCCGCGTGCCCGTGGCCCGCTGCCAGCAGTACTCAGGGTGCATGAA GAACTGTATTGGCAGTCAGGACCCCTACTGTGGGTGGGCGCCTGATGGTTCCTGTGTCTTCCTCAGCCCCGGCACCAG AGGCACCTTTGAGCAGGACGTGTCTGGGGCCAGCACCTCAGGCTTAGGGGACTGTACAG GACTCCTGCGGGCCAGCCTGGCGGAGGAGCGCGCCGGGCTGGTGTCGGTGAACCTGCTGGTGACGTCGTCCGTGGCAGCCTTCGTGGTGGGCGCCGTCGTGTCCGGCTTCAGCGTGGGCTGGTACGTGGGCCTCCGCGAGCGGCGCGAGCTGGCGCGCCGCAAGGACAAGGAGGCCATCCTGGCGCACGGCGGCGGCGAGGCCGTGCTGAGCGTGAGCCGGCTGGGCGAGCGCAGGGCGGCCGggggccggggcggcggcgggggcggcggcggcggcgggggcggcggcgccgGGGGGCCCCCCGAGGCCCTGCTGGCGCCCCTGATGCAGAACGGCTGGGCCAAGGCCACGCTGCTGCAGGGCGGCCCCCACGACCTGGACTCGGGGCTGCTGCCCACGCCCGAGCAGACGCCGCTGCCGCAGAAGCGCCTGCCCGCCCCGCACCCCCACGCCCTGGGCGCGCGCGCCTGGGAGCACGGCCACCCGCTGCTCTCGGCGTCCGCGTCCtcctccctgctgctgctggcgCCGGCCCGCGCCCCCgagccgccgcccgcgccccccgcgccccccgtgCCCGGAGAGCCGGGCCCCGACGCGCGCCTCTACGCCCGGCCCGGCCGCGCGGCGCACGGCGACTTCCCGCTGACCCCGCACGCCAGCCCGGACCGCCGGCGCGTCGTGTCGGCGCCCACCGGGCCCTCGGACccggcccccgccgccgccgACGGCCTCCCGCGGCCCTGGAGCCCGCCGCCCACGGGCAGCCTGCGGAGGCCCGGCCCCCACGGCCCGCCGGCCGCCGCCCTGCGCCGCACGCACACGTTCAACAGCGGCGAGGGCCGGCCGGGCGACCGCCACCGCGGCCGCCACGCGCGGCCCGGCACGGACTTGGCCCACCTCCTCTCCTACGGGGGCACGGACAGGACTGCGCCCCCCGTGCCCTAG